Part of the Mytilus trossulus isolate FHL-02 chromosome 2, PNRI_Mtr1.1.1.hap1, whole genome shotgun sequence genome is shown below.
AAGTGTACCTAATGCACAATATTCAAGATAGATGTGTTTTTTTAGAAGTGTTCCTAATGCACAATATTCTAGATGTATGTGTTGTTTGAGAAGTGTACCTAATGCACAAAATTCAAGATAGATGTGTTGTTTTAGAAGTGTACATAATGCACGATATTCAAGATAGATGTGTTGTTTTAGAAGTGTACCTAATgcataatattcaagatatatgTGTTGTTTTAGAAGTGTACCTAATGCACAATATTCAAGATGTATGTGTTGCACCATATTCAAGACAGATGTGCTGTTTTAGAAGTGTACCTAATGCAcgatattcaaaataaatgtgttgtttTAGAAGTGTACCTAATgcataatattcaagatatatgTGTTGTTTTAGAAGTGTACCCAATGCACAATATTCAAGATAGATGTGTTGTTTTAGAAGTGTACCTAATGCACAAAATTCAAGATAGATGTGTTGTTTTCGAAGTGTATATAATGCACGATATTCAAGATAGATGTGTTGTTTTAGAAGTGTACCTCATGCACAATATTCAAGATAGATGTGTTGTTTGAGAAGTGTACCTCATGCACAATATTCAAGATAGATGTGTTGTTTGAGAAGTGTACCTCATGCACAATATTCAAGATAGATGTGTTGTTTTAGAAGCGTACCTAATGCACAATATTCAAGATAGATGTGTTGTTTTAGCAGTGTACCTAATGCACAAAATTCAAGATAGATGTGTTGTTTTAGAAGTGTACATAATGCACGATATTCAAGATAGATGTGTTGTTTTAGAAGTGTACCTAATgcataatattcaagatatatgTGTTGTTTTAGAAGTGTACCTAATGCACAATATTCAAGATGTATGTGTTGCACCATATTCAAGACAGATGTGCTGTTTTAGAAGTGTACCTAATGCAcgatattcaaaataaatgtgttgtttTAGAAGTGTACCTAATGCATACTATTCAAGATATATGTGTTGTTTTAGAAGTGTACCCAATGCACAATATTCAAGATAGATGTGTTGTTTTAGAAGTGTACCTAATGCACAAAATTCAAGATAGATGTGTTGTTTTAGAAGTGTATATAATGCACGATATTCAAGATAGATGTGTTGTTTTAGAAGTGTACCTATTgcataatattcaagatatatgTGTTGTTTTAGAAGTGTACCTAATGCACAATATTCAAGATAGATGTGTTGTTTTACAGTATACATAAtgaacaatattcaagatattataTGTGTTTTACAGGCGTAACTAATGATGCATATTCAAGATATATGTGTTGTTTTAGAAGTGTACCTAATgcacaatattcaagatatatGTGTTGTTTTAGAAGTGTACCTAATGCACAAAATTCAAGATAGATGTGTTGTTTTACAGTATACATAAtgaacaatattcaagatattataTGTGTTTTACAGGCGTAACTAATGATGCATATTCAAGATATATGTGTTGTTTTAGAAGTGTACCTAATgcacaatattcaagatatatGTGTTGTTTTAGAAGTGTACCTAATGCACAATATTCAAGATAGATGTGTTGTTTTACAGTATACATAAtgaacaatattcaagatattataTGTGTTATACAGGCGTAACTAATGATGCTTATTCAAGATAGATGTGTTGTTTTAGAAGTGTACCTATTgcataatattcaagatatatgTGTTGTTTTAGAAGTGTACCTAATGCACAATATTCAAGATAGATGTGTTGTTTTACAGTATACATAAtgaacaatattcaagatattataTGTGTTTTACAGGCGTAACTAATGATGCATATTCAAGATATATGTGTTGTTTTAGAAGTGTACCTAATGCACAATATTCAAGATGTATGTGTTGCACCATATTCAAGATAGGTGTGCTGTTGTAGAAGTGTACCTAATGAACAATATTCAAGAAGTGTACGATATACTTCTAAAACAACACATCTATCTTGAATATCGTGCATTATGTACACTTCGAAAACAACACATCTATCTTGAATTTTGTGCATTAGGTACACTGTGTACCTCATGCACAATATTCAAGATAGATGTGTTGTTTGAGAAGTGTACCTCATGCACAATATTCAAGATGTATGTGTTGTTTGAGAAGTGTACCTCATGCACAATATTCAAGATAGATGTGTTGTTTGAGAAGTGTACCTCATGCACAATATTCAAGATAGATGTGTTGTTTTAGAAGTGTACCTAATgcacaatattcaagatatatGTGTTGTTTTAGAAGTGTACCTAATGCACAATATTCAAGATAGATGTGTTGTTTTAGAAGTGTACCTAATGCACAATATTCAAGATAGATGTGTTGTTTGAGAAGTGTACATAATGCACGATATTCAAGATGTATGTGTTGTTTGAGAAGTGTACCTAATGCACAATATTCAAGATGTATGTGTTGTTTTAGAAGTGCACCTTATGCACAATATTCAAGATAGATGTGTTGTTTTACAGGTGTAATCCATGaacaatatttaagatataCTTGTTGTTTTTCTGGTGTTATTAATAAACAATACACaagaaacatgttttgtgaCCACACTAATCATATTTGTCTTTGTATGACTTTCCAAAATACAAGAAGGGAAAAGTTGATGTTTTAATGTATGGTATTctaacacacaaaaaatatagCTGTAGTCTATAtgatttaaagtcatatgaaacctcaaattaaaaatatgatgcatatgttttttataacaaaatggatagttttcattattaaacttatgtacatgtaatttttctgtagaaaattctataatttgtccatatttagaagaagtttactttattttaattgcttgcttctaGGAAGCAATTCACCGACATATTTTcagtatgcaaagtgaccttaGCATGAACCtactcgtaaaaatccggtgattgCAATAAGCATGCATCTGTTactgaaataaactattatctgattgtacatgttaaacacttGCTCGATATCCATGCTTTCTTGTTAATTGTTTACTGttaggtgacaatcggtaaacttcgAAGTCAAAACACACAATACCATCCAGACACCCAAACAAATAACAAGAAGTTTGAATGTAGAGAATACAAAGTAAACACAGAAGATATTTGACGAAGATTTTAATGAAAGCATTatgatgtacatatatatttgtcttCAGATGTCGGTAAGTCAactaaacattttaatcaaCATAAATTACTATGTCATcaaaaagttgtattttgttgataaaGAAACAATCAAATATGTGAAAGACTTTTGCTTAAATTACTGTTCAAGAATTCttaacaataattattaataCTGGCCGATACTTATCTTAGactaatacaaaatatatcgtTTATAGTTTAAGAGTAACCTTTGGTTATAAGGTTCTCCAGAATATATGGTGTATATTGAACTTTTCAACtctatattttcattatatgacTCCttccaaacataaatatattaataattgatatatcttaccatattatgtttttatctcAGATAACAAATATGTCTTCTACAATTCATGTCCTTTATCAAagttggtacatgtatattgatatttcattgtttttctaCAACATCAATAAATTTGATCAGGCACTAGCAGTGTTTAAATATTACAGAGATATGAACATAGTGTCTACTTAAAATAACACATGTATtatcaaatttgcaatttaagCATGAAATACAATTGGTAAAAACTTTTCTCCCCTTTAAAACTATATTAAACtaccatataaaaaaagttagaaattaaattgaaccagaatacatataatacatgttatgTATCTAAATGTGACAATTTTTAgatgttttaaattgctttatataaataatggaTATACTTTACTTGAAAACATTGACTTATGTAATGTTGAATTTAAAGGTAAACCAAAAATTAATCACTTATTTAGAGTTCAGCTATACAATATCATAAAATTAGTttcaatgaaataatgaaaatttcaattacATCATGTAATTTTAATACTCTGACGTCATTCAATAATGGGTGCTGTTGAGAATTTGTCAGCAAAGTGTGACGAATGGTTGTGTGTTTTTCTACTTTATAATTACAataattaaaggtcaatgtatttaaacaaacaacCAATTGGGgaattcaaatatcaaaaatattacaaattcatGACCTAACAACACATGTTTTAACTCATGGACTATGggccaaaacatataaataactcCTAGACTATGCCCAAACACATGTCATAGACTATGCCCATCAGTGAATTATATTAGTTGTATTATGACCACTTGTTGCATATTTATGACATTCAAATTCTTAGATTATCTATTttataagtacatgtaaattatttggATATTGTGGTATCCGATTAGaagtatttataatttcaaatacttCTGCTTATCATCTAACGATTTTTATATACTATATGCTTATAGACTGTATCAACTTAAAAATAATAGatgatattataatatatatattattgataatgtgtctgaggttatgaataaATCTTGAAATCTTGAATCATCAAATAAATCTTGAACATCATAGAATTCCTTCAGTGATTGTCTAACAGGTCAATAAAACGTTATCTTTGAATCAGAAACCATTTAATGTATTGatttacattatgtacaaaCCAACAATAAACTCTACTACCATAACTTATAATACATGAACTCAATCATCTACAAAAATGCACACATTTGACACATATTGCATAGTCACTTTAATACAACCATTCCTCACAGTcacaacaaaaatactgagTAGATTCAGAAATAACTACAGTGTAAACTGTCTAATCCAACACCCGAGTATTCCAACATCCTGCTTTAACTGTAAATACAGTGTAACCTGCCTAATCCAACATCCTGCTTTAACCCATACATTTCTATGGTCTCAAAATATGCCCAaccttgcaaaaaaaaaactcggTATTGCAACATTGTGCTTAATCCAACATGTTTTTCTGGCCCCCAGTGTGTCAGATAACACAGGTTACACTGTAATTCCAATCAAGAACAGATGGAAATACTGGCAGATTTATTTATTAGTCATTCAAATGCAAAAAGTTGtattacaaactaaaattaaaaaatgtccaCCTTGTTTAATGGTGAATTTGTGAGCaggatatatttaaaatgatttaactaAAGTTCTCTATAATGTTGATGCTGTGTactttgtttattaaaatttatcaaatattagaAATCCCCATGCTTATCCCAGTATATTTACTGAAAATTGTAGTTATCATGTATTCTGTTGTATCAGACATCAATTAGTAGTGCTTTATCATATTACTTGGCCTAAAAAGCTTATTCATTTCTTAAATGTAAATTGTGTATAACAATTGATCAGTTAGGCAATATAATCTTCCGATTCAAAAACTtctgtatacattttatataaattgctGATAAGCACATccaaaaaaatttgaaagccaatattttttaacattccAGTATATGAGATATTTTATGTTCAAATGTTTCTAAttgtaaatagaaataaaaagatgtggtatgagtgccaatgagacatctctgtTCAAGTCTCAATTTgcaaaagtaaatcattatatgtcatagtacagtcttcaacatggCACCTTGCACATTGCTAAGTTCCATTGATATTCCtgctatttttattattttatgaagaaaaaattagCCCTTTTTCCTTGAAAGCaaacaaaattgtgaaattttaatatgaatttataataacataCTTATTTCAGATAAAGACACAATTGAACACtacaaatgttttaagttttgttaatttacaaTGCACTGTTAAGAAGATTAGAGTATtcaattattctttaaaaaaatgtatcaattaaTAGTTTCTtagaattaaagttttaaagcagaacatgataaagaaaaagaaatagatGTCAACAGAGTATATGGTAAATATGTATGTTGCATCAATTTTCACAATATTAAgactttaaatatataaaatgagaaaTGAAGTCCATTTCATATAACATAAGCTGCATTGATATAACAGGGACAGTAACTCTGTTGGTTGGACAAACTAATTTACAATAGTATTTATTTCTACCATATACTGGTGGCAaacttatttatcatttatagcAAAACCAGTCCAGAATCTATAAATTACAAATctttgaataataaatattcagTAGGAAACCAGTAGCAATAAACCAGTTTGTCAAACCATACAAGTTACTTCCCTTGTTAAAAAATACGAATAAATTAACTTTGGTTATTACATAGTAAGTTTGGAGAAATACCGTCTTGAATCACTCttgattaaataaaatcttGATGGAGACTTCTAGGAATTTATTTTTCACCAATACTTCACATGATATGAAAGGCAATACATGTAGtatgaatttaataaaatgGAACAAAAACACTTTCCTGAATATAGGCTTTTTGGATTTATTTTGGAGTAAATATATCAAGCACCATGTAGActtgtaaaagaaatataatataatatatgctGAGTTTACAGAATActtctttgatttttaattagccctcatacatgtatatgattatgTATTGATATTATTGCATATTCTTTTACAGACGTTGCCTAATAAAAAATGGTGGAACTTAAAAACAActtttgaaatgaatatttaatgtaaaattagaAAGCTGAATTATCCAATGAAAACATGTTGTGCAGATTACAAAACTTCTGGTCagcaaatttcaaataatactATCTGTTTAAGTATTGAACTAAAAAATGTCTTAAATCTGTTTAAAAAGATGTTTAAGTACATgtcataatcaaaataaaagaagtcagtggtggatccagaggGGGTTCTCGGGGTTGAAACTCACCCTTTTTtcgacaatcaatgcatttgaatagagatatatTGTAGAACCCCTTTTCATCCTGTGTTAggaatccccccttttttaaatggctggatccgcccctggagGTGAAACATGGACTGAAATGACTCCAAAAGCAATcataagtttacattttaaaaccTTGCATACAAACTAACAAATCCTCCCACATTCTTATTTACATAAGTATTATGCATCTAAAACCACACTTAGCATACAATTTACAATACATGTTTATAATACAAATCTATTAAGGATAGCTGCCTGATTTAAGTTCTAAGAACTGACTAGTTAACTATGCATTCTTAGCTATATGGAATagaaatcaaatgataaaacattgtacatgtatgtatatatatatatatatgtacttcaTTGTACTTACTTTTGTCCCAATTTTGAACAGGCATAttgaaaaatgttaatattgtaAAGAACTCAAATCTAATTTAAGTATTTGACACAGAAAAACATATGTCAACGGTCTTTCCTTGTCTAATAACAAAATAGATATCTAATCTTTAAAAAACTTAGAATAAAATGTACTACTGTCcataacataataaaattttcTCAAGTTCTTAAACATTCCAATGTATACTATTTGCTTTAGCTGACAATATTACTATCAaattatctataatattttgaatgtacaaatataaaaacaaagtgAAATAATTTCTATTTTCCTAATGATTTCTATCCCATACAGTAAGTTTTGTCAATAGACTAGGGATGAAGTACTTCAAATCTATCAACAATAGACTCTTCGTTAAAGTGATCTTGAACATGTTTTTCAAAGTCTGCTAGTGGCAGTGTATTTGCGAATGATTTATTACACATGGGACATATTCTATCCACACCATTAGATTCCTCTGCTACCGTAGGATTCTGTAGAGTTTGTGGTGGATCATCATCTCCATCATCAATACATTCAAAAACATGTTGCTGAAAGTCTTCCATAGGCATATTAGGGAATTGACGACTGCATACAGGACATACCTGTGCAGTCAATTTAGGTCTATTAGTATCAGTCACATGACTTGATTCTATCACAGCAGTTGATTCTTTCACACCTACATCATTAGCTGGTGTATATACACTTTGAGAGTTATCTGTAATTTGTCGTGATACTAAAATAGACGGTGAAAATTTACTGCCAACTTCAGAAGGCATAAAATTTCTACTTGAAGTATCAACAGACACTGggaaaaaatcattattaacACCCAAACGACCTTGTCCAAACAAAGTATCACCTTGACTTATTGTATTATTACCATCATCTGATGGTGAAAGAACAGGCGATGAGTTTGCCTTTGGAACCACAGTTTCATTAAATATTCTAGAATTATTTATAGCAAAAGTGGAATCTTTTGGTCTGGCACCAGAACCTGTTATAAACTGTGCAGATTTATCCCCGTATTTTGAAGGGGAATTATGAACAATTGAAGTAGACGGCCATGATGAAGCTGGATCCCTGCACACTGTAGTAGAAGTTCCATCTGCTGGTACCCTTATATTGTTTGTTGAAACtgaaaatacaaagaaaatatatataagcgTGACTGACATGAATCAAATATATGAAAGGGAATTATACTATAAGTTGTTTTGTGGAAACAAAAgcatgaaaataaatagaaaattgatcaattaattaacatttttgatttttttaagtaaagcATACACAATGTTTGAAACAGGgctaaaagtaatatttttttctgtattaaacCTTTAACTGTAGTACAAATCTACTCATGATTAAACGGTTATGTTTCTTCCTTATGAAATTTTCTCTAAGAAGGAGCTGTCAGAATTAGAATGATGACATGATGTTCATGTATATCAACAGGTTTAACACTTTAGCTTCGTTCAAGTTCTGGGATAATTCTGTGATATGAAAGTGTTTTACTCTGTGTTTGTAATGTCTTCAGTACTGGTGTAATAAAAGATCAGAGCTTCCTTTAAGTTCTGGGATTGTTCTTTGATATGGTGCTACTAAATAcacttttattgtgttttaatgTCTCCAGTATTGGTACAAAAAACAAGCTATagcaaactttacaaaaatgtgtttttaggGATCAGTGCTTTTtcaaaactgatttttatgTGGATTTATAGTTTATCAttggtttcaatttttttcacatcGAATTACACACGGGTTGGAAATAGTTGGAActgaaagggagataactgaaCACTTGAAAAGCTATTTAAACCCACCCAAAGTTATTGTGCTTGTCAAGCCAGGAACCTAGTCAGTGGTTTAATTTAtatcttaaaagaaaataaggGAGATGTTGTATTTGGTCCCATCCCAATTtgatgaccccccccccccccccccccaaaaaaaaaagtaacaatgTGTTATAGCTGTTCATCTACTGCGGAAGCATGTTAATCCATTTGATGTTGGAGGAAAATCTTTGATAGACTCCTACAAATACACATACTCAAGAATATAATAGACTTGTTTGTTGTTGTATGTCAAccccttaaatgtttttattcttaTCTCAAACATTATGTTCACTTGTACAAGTTGTATGTGCACACATTTTAATATCTTCTTACCTGCTCGTCTTTTAAGATCTTGAATTATATGCccttgtttttgtattgtttcgGTTTGTATCTTTAATTGCTGTAAAAATTGCTTTAATGTCTTCTTGtgtttatcaatttcaaacaatatttgtttactttcttCAACAGTCAATAAAGTCTGATCTTCATTCATACGTGTATTATAACCAGATTCTGGCCATTCTCTATCACTGATGgtcattattttttgttcatatcCCTTGGAAACAGTTTTTAATCTTTCCATTAAAGCTGATATATGTTCATCTTTCTCACGCATTTCAGTTTTCAATTCTTGAATTTTTCTAGTAAAAGGTTCGGTCATAATATTAGGATCTTTCTGCTTTTCTAATTGCTGGAGCTGTATATCCCTTTCTTGCAATAGTTGCTTAAAAGTTAATATGTCTCgatttaaagtatttattttttctgataattgaatattttttgctTTCAGTTCTGTATTCTGTTGATGAAGTTGTGGTGTTGATTCAATTAAGTTACTTTGTccagtattatttttattatatatcaaactTTGCAACTTATTTTTTAGatctttgttttcattttctaatgtaattattttggCCTGTGCCCGCATTAGTTGTCTCTGCACACTCTCAGCATATCCAATCTGTGCTTTGACCTGGGCCATTTGGTCATCTTGATCGGCCCCTGGTGAAGCACCTACAGGTCCAGCGGCACCaaacatatttgaattatttcttgTGCTTTGTCTTGAGTACTCCATGTCCCTGATTGTTTGTTGTAAAATATCAttctgtgattttacttgttGATGACGTCTTTTCATATCCTCATAAGCTTGAAACAAGGCATGATGGGAAGCTTGAGGATTTTCTTCTGTTCCTGATTTAATCACAAAAGTTGGAGGAGAATCAAGATTATGATGACCTTCTGAAGGGTCAATTATATCTATATCTTCATCCTTGTCTGTCATTATAATTCTTTTCTACATTTCtctgtaaaagaaaacataagTCAAGAGTGTATATAATAATCAGAAAAATATGTCCACTATCATGAGTTTTATCTGATATTGTGTTTGAATAACTCAATGttacaatataaacatatgtCATTTCCAGGCCATTTAtcgctgactatgcggtatgggctttgctcattgttgaaggccgtacagtgacttAAAGTGGTAAATtcctgtgtcatttggtctcttgtggagagttgtcttatttaatagaaattataccacattttattttttatatataaatgtacaatGTTATATTTCTTATACATATGAaggcaaaatgtaaaaaaacttgTACTTATAAGTTTTAAACTGTTCTAATAATACAAGTAATGTTTCTTTAGCATTAAACCCACAATGTTCAAATTGTAAATAATTGTATGATTTTCTttcattcaacatgttcaatgaatatgaaaaacatCGTTTCGGTTGAAAAAACTGTCTGAAAATCATAGATACATATTGAGCTCAGAATATCTGTATCTAATAATTTACTCCTTGTTTATCCCTATAAAAAGTATacatatgtaatatattttccatgtttgagtttttttaattgtgttttttttctttgttgtttaattaaatcttatttttaaattgtatacatgtattacaacttttaaatccattttttaattttcaatcatGTAAGCCACATGATGAAAAGcaaagaaatacatatatatatctatttttctaaaattcatCTTTTTTCATCTAAAAGTGAATATGCAGCAATATGAAAatgagttacttccctttgaatatgtattttctatatttttagaTTATGAAGTTGgatgattgtttatttttcaatgataatCTTAACTATACAGGAATGCTTCATATGTTAATATACACATATCTTGACAGAAGGTTTTATGGAATATAATAAACTGTGTAGAAACTAAAAATAAGATGATGAAACCACACCGACCTCAAAAGCTCTAAGATCATTCAGGTTATTTCAaggatttttattttggtttagtttatatattttacgaGCTTTAATGCATtaagttaattttgttatattattacatTAGAATAggaataatatttaaatgtatcatgtgtgtgtattttttttgtcctttatCGTGTCTTTTGAATAGTAATATCCAAGAGAAAAATTCTAACAAACAAATTCTATTCAACTGTTTGTAGGTATAACACAAATGGGTATGagcaaatcatataaaattatcaacaacaaaaaatcaaaattcaatttaattcaTCTTTAtactttgttcatttttatattcaacCTGCACCACctgtttttatcaaaaagttTATCCATCAGCAACCATTATTTTTGGATAAAAGCCAGTGCTGCATGCAAGCATGTCAAGGATTCAAAATTAGAAACTGTTAAATATAATTCTTTGCTGTGTGTTCAGATATCTCATGATCAGATACACATACTTTGtaaaaaatgtgcatttaaatCTGTTGAAGATGAATTTCACTTTATCATCAATTGTCCAGCAAACAAAGGACAGGGAAATATTATTCTAGTTGGTTTAAAATgcatgatattttttcaaaacactgAAATTATTATATGATAGTATATGTGTCGTGTTGTCCACCCTGGACCCTTAATAGGAACAAGAATCTTTAATCTTTTCCTTTTATCCATTTAAAATAACTGTATGTTTTTAACACatcatatttttaatgattataaCTTCAAGATATAAGCTTTTAAGAACATGAAGAAGATATTAGAATAACTTACAAATCTAAAATGTCTTTATCAAGGCGTCTTGTCTTCCTTGTTTTTCTTGTGTATTTCTtcctgataaataaaaaaataatatttgaatttatttttaaaacattgtaaatgaAGTCTTAAATATACTGAAGACATAATAATGTTAAAACCAGAATTTCATtccttaattcaaaattaagtttCGTATTGATTACATAAGGTATAAAGTAGTAACATTTTGACATTACAAAGACAATTGTAAGCTGCCTTGCCACAAAGTAGTAACATGTTGACATTACATAAGGTATATAAAACACTGCCTCCTTGGTACAAAGCAGTAACATGTTGACTGAcattcatcatttaaaaaagtataaaaattttgaattgcaTTGCCATGTACCATGTGTACATGACTACATGTACAGTGAAAGAggtttcacattttattttactttacaaaaactttataaaactttttcttGAAAGAGGGCTGTTTCATATTTTcgataaatatttaacattatatataatgttgagtATCAACATGAAATGAATTTTTTGGTTCCTTCTTTAGAAGTATTTTCTGTTCACTTTAACAGAGAAGATTGGATCATTTATCAATTCAACCTTTTTATTTGTTCTCCAAGGAATAAGATGATAAAACTAGGTTAATATATATAGCTAGTTTCTAAAAGCAAAATATTGGGGGTCATTAGTCTTAAAAagattcagaaaaatatatggTATGTAGTCATTGGTAGTGCAATCACCAAAAATTTCATCAAtgctattaacatgattaatgcaATTGCACAACAAACGGCTTACTATgttgaagaaattaaaaacttatatcactttatacaataaatatacacattaacCACTTTAAAATACATGTCTGACAAGTAGTTTGTTCCCCctttaaatatacaaacatgTAGAAATAATTGCTTgccattttaatttgataacaaACCTTTATGCATATCTAATCAGAAACTATATCATCATTATTTTTAACCACAAAATCAATGAGTTCTTAAGATTCTCTtaatatatcacataaacatgatgaaaaatcttcaattccattcttgtatgattttgacatttgtttttcttaaagaCCCTTACTTCCTGGACTACTAAAGGTATATACCATATTACTGTATACAATAGCTACAAAGTGCACCTACCATATCATATAATTTATCTTGCAAAAGTGAAAGTAGAATaaatttgacatatttataaGAGATTAG
Proteins encoded:
- the LOC134707171 gene encoding uncharacterized protein LOC134707171, whose protein sequence is MTDKDEDIDIIDPSEGHHNLDSPPTFVIKSGTEENPQASHHALFQAYEDMKRRHQQVKSQNDILQQTIRDMEYSRQSTRNNSNMFGAAGPVGASPGADQDDQMAQVKAQIGYAESVQRQLMRAQAKIITLENENKDLKNKLQSLIYNKNNTGQSNLIESTPQLHQQNTELKAKNIQLSEKINTLNRDILTFKQLLQERDIQLQQLEKQKDPNIMTEPFTRKIQELKTEMREKDEHISALMERLKTVSKGYEQKIMTISDREWPESGYNTRMNEDQTLLTVEESKQILFEIDKHKKTLKQFLQQLKIQTETIQKQGHIIQDLKRRAVSTNNIRVPADGTSTTVCRDPASSWPSTSIVHNSPSKYGDKSAQFITGSGARPKDSTFAINNSRIFNETVVPKANSSPVLSPSDDGNNTISQGDTLFGQGRLGVNNDFFPVSVDTSSRNFMPSEVGSKFSPSILVSRQITDNSQSVYTPANDVGVKESTAVIESSHVTDTNRPKLTAQVCPVCSRQFPNMPMEDFQQHVFECIDDGDDDPPQTLQNPTVAEESNGVDRICPMCNKSFANTLPLADFEKHVQDHFNEESIVDRFEVLHP